One stretch of Serinicoccus hydrothermalis DNA includes these proteins:
- a CDS encoding CinA family protein — protein MTAPAQVVALLRDRGESVGTAESLTGGMVSAALTDVPGASAVVRGAVVAYAAEVKEALLGVPSEVVRERGTVSQECAEAMALGGARSLGADWCLATTGVAGPDPSEGHPVGTVHLALAHGEQVVGHRVLTLRGDRDQIRAGTVEQALELLRGRLSGAVSAARGTVETGPAAAAPVAGRTTTQDRDARREDEEG, from the coding sequence GTGACCGCCCCCGCGCAGGTCGTCGCCCTGCTGCGGGACCGGGGCGAGAGCGTGGGCACGGCGGAGTCGCTCACCGGGGGGATGGTGTCCGCCGCGCTGACCGACGTGCCGGGGGCCAGCGCCGTGGTGCGCGGCGCGGTCGTGGCCTACGCCGCGGAGGTCAAGGAGGCGCTGCTCGGGGTCCCGTCCGAGGTCGTGCGCGAGCGCGGCACCGTCTCCCAAGAGTGTGCGGAGGCGATGGCCCTCGGCGGGGCGCGGTCGCTGGGTGCGGACTGGTGCCTGGCGACGACCGGGGTCGCGGGACCAGACCCCAGCGAGGGACACCCGGTGGGGACCGTGCACCTCGCCCTGGCCCACGGGGAACAGGTGGTGGGTCACCGGGTGTTGACCCTGCGTGGAGACCGTGACCAGATCCGCGCCGGCACCGTCGAGCAGGCTCTCGAGCTGCTCCGGGGACGCCTGAGCGGGGCTGTGTCAGCGGCACGGGGTACGGTAGAGACAGGACCTGCCGCCGCGGCACCCGTGGCCGGGAGGACCACCACGCAGGATCGAGACGCGCGACGAGAGGACGAGGAGGGTTGA
- a CDS encoding dipeptidase, protein MTDATLPDLLVVDGHNDLPWALRELAGAERALEVALDADTSARGLHTDLERLRRGGVGGQFWSVYVPSSLTEAQAVVATLEQVDLVHRMVARYADRLALATTAAQVEAAMAQGRVASLLGAEGGHSIGSSLGVLRVLHRLGVRYLTLTHNHNTPWADSATDEPEHGGLTEFGREVVREMNRVGMLVDLSHVAAATMRDALEVSQAPVVFSHSNALALCGSPRNVPDDVLERMAAGGGVCMATFVPQFVAQECWEWKLESREAARAAGIDPNDHPVMTAFSLARQERHPRPEATLAQVADHLDHLREVAGVEHVGLGGDLDGTEQVVVGLEDVSTYPALLAELADRGWSEEDRRGLTHGNVLRVLRDAEAVAGR, encoded by the coding sequence GTGACGGACGCCACCCTCCCTGATCTCCTCGTCGTCGACGGCCACAACGACCTGCCCTGGGCGCTGCGCGAGCTCGCCGGTGCCGAGCGGGCCCTCGAGGTCGCGCTGGACGCCGACACCTCGGCGCGCGGTCTGCATACCGATCTGGAGCGGCTGCGGCGCGGCGGCGTCGGCGGGCAGTTCTGGTCGGTCTACGTCCCCTCCTCCCTCACCGAGGCGCAGGCCGTGGTCGCCACCCTGGAGCAGGTCGACCTCGTGCACCGGATGGTCGCGAGGTATGCCGACCGCCTCGCGCTGGCGACCACCGCGGCCCAGGTGGAGGCGGCGATGGCGCAGGGGCGGGTGGCCTCCCTGCTGGGCGCCGAGGGCGGGCACTCGATCGGGTCCTCGCTCGGCGTGCTGCGGGTGCTGCACCGGCTCGGGGTGCGCTACCTGACCCTGACGCACAACCACAACACGCCCTGGGCGGACAGCGCGACGGACGAGCCCGAGCACGGAGGGCTCACCGAGTTCGGGCGCGAGGTCGTGCGCGAGATGAACCGGGTCGGGATGCTCGTCGACCTGTCGCACGTCGCCGCGGCGACGATGCGGGACGCGCTGGAGGTGTCACAGGCGCCGGTGGTCTTCAGCCACAGCAACGCCCTCGCGCTGTGCGGCTCGCCCCGCAACGTGCCGGACGACGTGCTGGAGCGGATGGCCGCGGGCGGCGGGGTGTGCATGGCGACCTTCGTGCCGCAGTTTGTGGCGCAGGAATGCTGGGAGTGGAAGCTGGAGTCGCGCGAGGCGGCCCGGGCGGCAGGGATCGACCCCAACGACCACCCCGTCATGACCGCCTTCAGCCTGGCCCGGCAGGAGCGGCACCCCCGCCCGGAGGCCACCCTCGCCCAGGTGGCCGACCACCTCGACCACCTCCGGGAGGTCGCCGGGGTGGAGCACGTCGGCCTCGGTGGCGACCTCGACGGCACCGAGCAGGTGGTCGTCGGGCTCGAGGACGTCTCGACCTACCCGGCGCTGCTGGCCGAGCTGGCCGACCGGGGGTGGAGCGAGGAGGACCGGCGCGGGCTCACCCACGGCAACGTGCTGCGCGTCCTGCGGGACGCCGAGGCGGTCGCCGGACGCTAG
- a CDS encoding helix-turn-helix domain-containing protein, protein MVLLRRELGDALRETRQTQGRTLREVSSSASCSLGYLSEIERGEKEASSELLASICRALDVPLSQMLSTVADRVSLTETAETQMTTVLTEGLARTIDTRRMPRRDAVVPAA, encoded by the coding sequence ATGGTGCTGCTGCGACGTGAGCTGGGTGACGCGCTCCGGGAGACGCGCCAGACGCAGGGGCGCACCCTGCGCGAGGTCAGCTCCTCGGCGTCCTGCTCCCTGGGCTACCTCTCCGAGATCGAGCGCGGGGAGAAGGAAGCCAGCTCTGAGCTGCTGGCCTCGATCTGCCGGGCGCTGGACGTGCCGCTCTCCCAGATGCTGTCGACGGTCGCCGACCGGGTCAGCCTCACCGAGACCGCCGAGACGCAGATGACCACGGTGCTCACCGAGGGCCTGGCCAGGACGATCGACACCCGGCGTATGCCCCGCCGCGACGCGGTCGTCCCCGCCGCCTGA
- a CDS encoding FtsK/SpoIIIE family DNA translocase, with protein sequence MTDTAHDLEPEHRRDGAGFLLLALALVVALREWWGLDGFVGDVIHVAAAGTFGRVALVLPAVLVFFAVRLFRAPDEQQATNRMSIGTTAMLVAASGITHLATGNPDYAEGSHVLQRSGGILGFLASSIPAAAITVTGAYILLSLLGVFGLLVLTRTPVHRIPDRLREVEQQLFDSARFDRVDEDGNPLPRRRRGAGELDGPRDGDVAFEQAAQVDPAAKGRGQRRAGTAPSRKAPAEDPDRTGDAPRPKAARRGARAEGDSTEEIPPLRPGQKRPAAPSAVEKAKATKAELEAPPTTQLPQRVEQLQLAGDVTYTLPESVLLRPGTPHKERSEANDKVVEALTGVLEDFNIDAQVTDFTRGPTVTRYEVELGPGVKVERITALSKNIAYAVASADVRILSPIPGKSAVGVEIPNADRENVSLGDVLRSQTARNNTHPMVMGVGKDVEGGYVIANLAKMPHMLVAGATGSGKSSFVNSMITSILMRATPDEVRLILVDPKRVELTAYEGIPHLITPIITSPKKAAEALAWVVKEMDHRYDDLAAYGYKHIDDFNKAIRAGKVTPPPGSERVLQPYPYLLVVVDELADLMMVAPRDVEESVVRITQLARAAGIHLVLATQRPSVDVVTGLIKANVPSRMAFATSSLADSRVVLDQPGAEKLIGMGDALFLPMGASKTMRVQGSWVSESEIHDVVAHVTGQLKPRYVEEVLATPVKKQIDEDIGDDLDLLLQATEQVVTTQFGSTSMLQRKLRVGFAKAGRLMDLMESRGIVGPSEGSKARDVLVKPDDLESTLALLQGQDPPRPEIESDTTPFDADPSEVADEPDDGDEARYAGAGGSASGAGRARDDRYDGDPVSGSYVEDEEEPESEDAWDLTGRG encoded by the coding sequence ATGACCGACACGGCGCACGACCTCGAGCCGGAGCACCGGCGCGACGGCGCCGGCTTCCTCCTGCTCGCGCTCGCCCTGGTCGTGGCCCTGCGCGAGTGGTGGGGTCTGGACGGCTTCGTGGGCGACGTCATCCACGTCGCCGCGGCCGGGACCTTCGGGCGCGTCGCGCTCGTGCTTCCCGCCGTCCTCGTCTTCTTCGCGGTGCGGCTCTTCCGCGCCCCCGACGAGCAGCAGGCAACCAACCGCATGAGCATCGGGACGACCGCGATGCTCGTGGCCGCCAGCGGCATCACGCACCTGGCGACCGGCAACCCGGACTACGCCGAGGGCTCGCACGTGCTCCAGCGCTCCGGGGGGATCCTCGGCTTCCTCGCCTCCTCGATCCCGGCCGCGGCGATCACCGTGACCGGGGCATACATCCTGCTCAGCCTGCTCGGGGTCTTCGGCCTGCTCGTCCTCACCCGCACCCCGGTCCACCGCATCCCCGACCGGCTGCGCGAGGTGGAGCAGCAGCTCTTCGACTCCGCGCGCTTCGACCGCGTCGACGAGGACGGCAACCCCCTGCCCCGGCGGCGGCGCGGCGCGGGCGAGCTCGACGGCCCCCGGGACGGCGACGTCGCCTTCGAGCAGGCGGCGCAGGTCGACCCCGCGGCCAAGGGCCGCGGTCAGCGCCGTGCCGGCACCGCTCCGTCCCGCAAGGCTCCCGCCGAGGACCCGGACCGCACCGGCGACGCGCCCCGGCCCAAGGCGGCCCGGCGCGGCGCGCGCGCCGAGGGCGACTCCACCGAGGAGATCCCCCCGCTGCGCCCCGGCCAGAAGCGGCCCGCCGCCCCCTCCGCGGTCGAGAAGGCCAAGGCCACCAAGGCCGAGCTCGAGGCACCGCCGACGACCCAGCTGCCGCAACGGGTCGAGCAGCTCCAGCTCGCGGGCGACGTCACCTACACGCTGCCCGAGTCGGTCCTGCTCCGGCCGGGCACCCCGCACAAGGAGCGCTCGGAGGCCAACGACAAGGTCGTCGAGGCGCTGACCGGCGTGCTCGAGGACTTCAACATCGACGCCCAGGTCACCGACTTCACCCGCGGCCCGACCGTCACCCGCTACGAGGTCGAGCTCGGACCGGGCGTCAAGGTCGAGCGGATCACCGCGCTCTCCAAGAACATCGCGTATGCCGTCGCGAGCGCCGACGTGCGCATCCTCTCGCCGATCCCGGGCAAGTCCGCCGTGGGTGTCGAGATCCCCAACGCCGACCGCGAGAACGTCAGCCTCGGCGACGTGCTGCGCAGCCAGACGGCGCGCAACAACACCCACCCGATGGTCATGGGGGTCGGCAAGGACGTCGAGGGCGGCTACGTCATCGCCAACCTCGCCAAGATGCCGCACATGCTCGTCGCCGGCGCCACCGGCTCCGGAAAGTCGAGCTTCGTCAACTCGATGATCACCTCGATCCTCATGCGGGCGACCCCGGACGAGGTGCGCCTCATCCTCGTGGACCCGAAGCGGGTGGAGCTGACGGCATACGAGGGGATCCCGCACCTCATCACCCCCATCATCACGAGCCCCAAGAAGGCGGCCGAGGCGCTGGCCTGGGTGGTCAAGGAGATGGACCACCGCTACGACGACCTCGCGGCGTACGGCTACAAGCACATCGACGACTTCAACAAGGCGATCCGGGCCGGCAAGGTCACCCCGCCGCCGGGCTCGGAGCGGGTCCTGCAGCCCTACCCCTACCTCCTCGTGGTCGTCGACGAGCTCGCCGACCTCATGATGGTCGCCCCGCGCGACGTCGAGGAGTCGGTCGTGCGGATCACCCAGCTCGCCCGCGCCGCCGGCATCCACCTCGTCCTCGCGACTCAGCGCCCCAGCGTCGACGTCGTCACCGGTCTCATCAAGGCCAACGTGCCGAGCCGGATGGCCTTCGCGACGTCCTCGCTCGCCGACTCCCGCGTCGTCCTGGACCAGCCGGGCGCCGAGAAGCTCATCGGCATGGGCGACGCGCTCTTCCTGCCGATGGGCGCCAGCAAGACGATGCGCGTCCAGGGCTCGTGGGTCAGCGAGTCCGAGATCCACGACGTCGTCGCGCACGTCACCGGCCAGCTCAAGCCGAGGTACGTCGAGGAGGTCCTGGCCACCCCGGTGAAGAAGCAGATCGACGAGGACATCGGCGACGACCTCGACCTGCTGCTGCAGGCGACCGAGCAGGTCGTCACGACGCAGTTCGGGTCGACCTCGATGCTGCAGCGCAAGCTGCGGGTCGGCTTCGCCAAGGCCGGCCGGCTCATGGACCTCATGGAGAGCCGCGGCATCGTCGGGCCGTCCGAGGGCAGCAAGGCCCGCGACGTGCTCGTCAAGCCGGACGACCTGGAGTCCACGCTCGCGCTGCTGCAGGGACAGGACCCGCCCCGTCCGGAGATCGAGAGCGACACCACGCCCTTCGACGCCGACCCGAGCGAGGTCGCCGACGAGCCCGACGACGGCGACGAGGCCCGGTATGCCGGGGCCGGCGGCTCCGCGTCGGGTGCCGGGAGGGCGCGCGACGACCGCTACGACGGCGACCCCGTCAGCGGCAGCTACGTCGAGGACGAGGAGGAGCCCGAAAGCGAGGACGCCTGGGACCTCACGGGGAGGGGCTGA
- a CDS encoding 2TM domain-containing protein, producing the protein MDIRVQPTTSTDQSSTTPPPLPTPGTGGQEELPEEREARRDRRPAGCGGHGDRSRVVGVAPLSAMLVAVWALSGGGYFWPAWAMIGWGLCLVPVISRTIDGRSSHGHASR; encoded by the coding sequence ATGGACATCCGGGTGCAACCCACGACCAGCACGGACCAGAGCTCGACCACCCCGCCCCCGCTGCCGACGCCGGGGACGGGCGGTCAGGAGGAGCTGCCGGAGGAGAGGGAGGCGCGACGAGACCGGCGTCCTGCCGGGTGCGGCGGGCACGGCGACCGCTCGCGGGTCGTCGGCGTGGCCCCGCTCTCGGCGATGCTGGTCGCCGTCTGGGCGCTGAGCGGCGGCGGCTACTTCTGGCCCGCCTGGGCGATGATCGGCTGGGGGCTCTGTCTCGTGCCGGTCATCTCGCGGACGATCGACGGTCGATCGAGCCATGGCCACGCATCCCGCTGA
- a CDS encoding alpha-amylase family glycosyl hydrolase, with protein sequence MPTSDHTPAAPVRLTHPEWSKDAVIYQINQRHFTPEGTFAAAAEHLPRLRDLGVDILWLMPINPIGEQNRKGGLGSPYAVRDYLAVNPEFGTLGDLRDFVDRAHDLGLRVIVDWVANHTAWDNALTTEHPEWYRTDFKGDFVPTPWWDWDDVIDLDYDQPGLRAYMAQAMAHWVREADIDGFRCDVAGYVPVDFWETARAELEAIKPVFLLAEWENRDLHVGAFDATYAWSWNETMHHIAHGRASATDLKVYYAWNERAYPRDVMRMLFVSNHDKNAWEGTEYEQFGPMLDAAVVMSVVSEGIPMIYSGQEAGNDRRLTFFDKDEIVWREDPQGELYRRLIALKKAHPALWNAAWGARMVRVPNDAEDRVISFVRVHESGDAVVAAFNLSDAPARITLAVAPGQDLGYVDAFDGDSTVEYAEGSVWELPAWGYRVGVTPRA encoded by the coding sequence GTGCCGACCTCCGACCACACCCCCGCCGCCCCGGTCCGCCTCACCCACCCCGAGTGGTCCAAGGACGCGGTGATCTACCAGATCAACCAGCGCCACTTCACCCCCGAGGGCACCTTCGCCGCCGCCGCCGAGCACCTGCCCCGGCTGCGCGACCTGGGCGTCGACATCCTCTGGCTCATGCCGATCAACCCCATCGGCGAGCAGAACCGCAAGGGCGGGCTGGGCTCCCCGTACGCCGTGCGCGACTACCTCGCGGTCAACCCCGAGTTCGGCACGCTGGGCGACCTGCGCGACTTCGTGGACCGCGCGCACGACCTCGGCCTGCGGGTCATCGTCGACTGGGTCGCCAACCACACCGCGTGGGACAACGCGCTGACCACCGAGCACCCGGAGTGGTACCGCACCGACTTCAAGGGCGACTTCGTGCCGACCCCGTGGTGGGACTGGGACGACGTCATCGACCTCGACTACGACCAGCCGGGGCTGCGGGCCTACATGGCGCAGGCCATGGCCCACTGGGTGCGCGAGGCCGACATCGACGGCTTCCGCTGCGACGTCGCCGGCTACGTCCCCGTGGACTTCTGGGAGACCGCGCGGGCCGAGCTGGAGGCGATCAAGCCGGTCTTCCTGCTCGCCGAGTGGGAGAACCGCGACCTGCACGTCGGCGCCTTCGACGCGACGTACGCCTGGTCCTGGAACGAGACCATGCACCACATCGCGCACGGCCGGGCGAGCGCCACCGACCTCAAGGTCTACTACGCCTGGAACGAGCGGGCCTACCCCCGCGACGTCATGCGCATGCTCTTCGTGTCCAACCACGACAAGAACGCCTGGGAGGGCACGGAGTACGAGCAGTTCGGCCCGATGCTCGACGCCGCGGTCGTCATGTCGGTGGTCAGCGAGGGGATCCCGATGATCTACAGCGGGCAGGAGGCCGGCAACGACCGGCGGCTCACCTTCTTCGACAAGGACGAGATCGTCTGGCGCGAGGACCCCCAGGGCGAGCTCTACCGGCGGCTCATCGCGCTGAAGAAAGCGCACCCGGCGCTGTGGAACGCCGCGTGGGGCGCGCGCATGGTGCGGGTGCCCAACGACGCGGAGGACCGGGTCATCAGCTTCGTGCGCGTGCACGAGTCCGGGGACGCCGTGGTCGCGGCCTTCAACCTCAGCGACGCGCCGGCGCGCATCACGCTGGCGGTGGCTCCGGGGCAGGACCTGGGCTACGTCGACGCCTTCGACGGCGACAGCACCGTGGAGTATGCCGAGGGCTCGGTCTGGGAGCTGCCGGCGTGGGGCTACCGGGTCGGGGTCACGCCGCGGGCGTGA
- a CDS encoding maleylpyruvate isomerase family mycothiol-dependent enzyme — translation MAPSREVSLTWVTEGTRLWDATLAALEGPALEAPSALPGWSRAHVVAHVALNAEALLNLLTWARTGVETPMYASPESRDADIEELAAADPQDVRARSEQATRELDEGVAALDEEHWEARVRVRQGTEVPASVVPWLRAREVYLHALDLDGAATDEDLPDDFASALVEDAAKQRSRDETHPSLVLREDGVGRWEIGRPGPDATEVVGDVRALAAWVTGRPTTLPVATADGQPLPELPAWL, via the coding sequence GTGGCACCGTCGCGCGAGGTCTCGCTGACGTGGGTGACCGAGGGCACGCGCCTGTGGGACGCGACCCTGGCCGCGCTGGAGGGTCCGGCCCTAGAGGCGCCCTCGGCCCTGCCCGGGTGGAGCCGCGCGCACGTCGTGGCGCACGTCGCGCTCAACGCCGAGGCGCTGCTCAACCTCCTGACCTGGGCCAGGACCGGGGTCGAGACGCCGATGTATGCCTCGCCCGAGTCGCGGGACGCCGACATCGAGGAGCTCGCGGCCGCCGACCCGCAGGACGTGCGCGCCCGCTCGGAGCAGGCCACGCGTGAGCTCGACGAGGGCGTCGCCGCCCTGGACGAGGAGCACTGGGAGGCCCGCGTCCGGGTCCGGCAGGGCACCGAGGTCCCGGCCTCGGTCGTCCCGTGGCTGCGCGCCCGGGAGGTCTACCTGCACGCCCTCGACCTCGACGGCGCCGCGACCGACGAGGACCTCCCCGACGACTTCGCCAGCGCCCTCGTGGAGGACGCGGCGAAGCAGCGCTCGCGCGACGAGACCCACCCGAGCCTGGTGCTGCGGGAGGACGGGGTCGGCCGCTGGGAGATCGGGCGGCCCGGTCCCGACGCCACCGAGGTGGTCGGCGACGTCCGCGCCCTCGCGGCCTGGGTCACCGGCCGCCCCACGACCCTCCCGGTCGCGACGGCGGACGGGCAGCCGCTGCCCGAGCTGCCGGCCTGGCTCTGA
- a CDS encoding 2TM domain-containing protein: MSQPPQGPTDPVEGNFPLQPYRPSTELDPEMRKRALAKIEARQEWRQHFMMYALIMGLLTLIWLVSGGFGEYFWPIWPMMGWGIGVAIHGASLTFDREPTEKEIAEEAAKLRKRLGRPDHPED, translated from the coding sequence GTGAGCCAGCCACCGCAGGGACCGACCGACCCGGTCGAGGGGAACTTCCCGCTGCAGCCCTACCGCCCGAGCACCGAGCTCGACCCGGAGATGCGCAAGCGTGCGCTCGCGAAGATCGAGGCGCGCCAGGAGTGGCGACAGCACTTCATGATGTATGCGCTCATCATGGGGCTGCTCACCCTCATCTGGCTGGTGAGCGGCGGCTTCGGGGAGTACTTCTGGCCCATCTGGCCGATGATGGGCTGGGGCATCGGGGTGGCCATCCACGGCGCCAGCCTCACCTTCGACCGGGAGCCCACGGAGAAGGAGATCGCCGAGGAGGCCGCCAAACTGCGCAAGCGTCTCGGCCGGCCGGACCACCCGGAGGACTGA
- the rimO gene encoding 30S ribosomal protein S12 methylthiotransferase RimO produces the protein MSSPTRSVAVVTLGCTRNEVDSEELAGRLASEGWTLVDDAAEADVAVVNTCGFVEQAKKDSIDALLEANDLKETGRTQKVVAVGCMAERYGEQLAAELPEADAVLGFDSYRDMSTHLRSILAGEAVPSHVPSDRRRLLPISPRDRHTSSSGVALPGHQQPATPTGQDEPDRVPLEQVAPATGPRVVRARLDGRPWAPLKIASGCDRRCAFCAIPMFRGAFVSRTPQEILAEAAWLGERGVKEVFLVSENTTSYGKDLGDLRLVDALLPELTQVAGIERVRVSYLQPAEIRPDLLDAMASTPGVVPYFDISFQHASGPLLRRMRRFGDRASFLGLLEQVRARVPEAGIRTNVIVGFPGETEDDLAELTAFLTEARLDVVGVFGYSDEDGTEAEGYADKLDEDVVRERVEQVQALVEELTAQRAAERVGTLVEVLVESVEMDDADVDEPRLVGRAGQQGPDVDGVTYLVTEDGGVPELAPSALVTARVVDSEGVDLVAVPETPAGDRP, from the coding sequence ATGTCCTCGCCCACCCGCAGCGTCGCCGTCGTCACCCTCGGGTGCACCCGCAACGAGGTGGACTCCGAGGAGCTGGCCGGCCGCCTCGCCTCCGAGGGCTGGACGCTGGTGGACGACGCCGCCGAGGCGGACGTCGCCGTGGTCAACACCTGCGGCTTCGTCGAGCAGGCCAAGAAGGACTCCATCGACGCGCTGCTCGAGGCCAACGACCTCAAGGAGACCGGCCGCACGCAGAAGGTCGTGGCCGTCGGCTGCATGGCCGAGCGCTACGGCGAGCAGCTCGCCGCCGAGCTGCCCGAGGCGGACGCCGTCCTCGGCTTCGACTCCTACCGCGACATGTCGACGCACCTGCGCAGCATCCTGGCCGGGGAGGCCGTGCCCTCGCACGTGCCCTCCGACCGACGGCGGCTGCTGCCGATCTCACCGCGCGACCGGCATACCTCCTCATCGGGGGTCGCCCTGCCCGGGCACCAGCAGCCGGCCACCCCGACCGGCCAGGACGAGCCCGACCGCGTGCCGCTGGAGCAGGTCGCGCCGGCCACCGGCCCCCGCGTCGTGCGGGCGCGCCTGGACGGTCGCCCCTGGGCGCCGCTGAAGATCGCCTCGGGCTGCGACCGGCGGTGCGCGTTCTGCGCGATCCCGATGTTCCGCGGCGCCTTCGTCTCGCGGACGCCGCAGGAGATCCTCGCCGAGGCCGCGTGGCTGGGGGAGCGCGGCGTCAAGGAGGTCTTCCTCGTCAGCGAGAACACCACGTCCTACGGCAAGGACCTCGGCGACCTGCGGCTCGTGGACGCGCTGCTGCCCGAGCTCACCCAGGTCGCCGGCATCGAGCGGGTGCGAGTGTCCTACCTGCAGCCGGCCGAGATCCGGCCCGACCTGCTCGACGCGATGGCCTCCACGCCGGGCGTCGTGCCCTACTTCGACATCTCCTTCCAGCACGCCTCCGGGCCGCTGCTGCGTCGGATGCGCCGCTTCGGCGACCGCGCGTCCTTCCTCGGCCTGCTCGAGCAGGTCCGTGCCCGGGTGCCCGAGGCCGGCATCCGCACCAACGTCATCGTCGGCTTCCCGGGGGAGACCGAGGACGACCTCGCCGAGCTCACCGCCTTCCTCACCGAGGCGCGGCTGGACGTCGTGGGGGTCTTCGGCTACTCCGACGAGGACGGCACCGAGGCCGAGGGGTATGCCGACAAGCTCGACGAGGACGTCGTCCGGGAGCGGGTCGAGCAGGTGCAGGCGCTCGTCGAGGAGCTCACCGCGCAGCGCGCCGCCGAGCGCGTCGGCACGCTCGTCGAGGTGCTCGTGGAGTCGGTGGAGATGGACGATGCCGACGTCGACGAGCCCCGTCTGGTGGGCCGCGCCGGCCAGCAGGGGCCGGACGTCGACGGCGTGACCTACCTCGTCACCGAGGACGGGGGTGTGCCCGAGCTCGCCCCCAGCGCCCTGGTCACCGCACGGGTCGTGGACTCCGAGGGCGTCGACCTCGTGGCGGTCCCGGAGACCCCTGCGGGGGACCGGCCGTGA
- the pgsA gene encoding CDP-diacylglycerol--glycerol-3-phosphate 3-phosphatidyltransferase yields MIGPHDPDGPEIATAAVAERVSSWNLPNALTVLRILLVPLFGWLLLSGGGEDVGLRWWALVVFLVAIGTDWVDGHLARKHALITSFGKLMDPIADKALIGMALIGLSLLSLLPWWVTVVILVREVAITLMRFVVIRRGVIPASRGGKLKTVLQSIGIAVVLAPLGGVVDAIGVWVMYAAAVVTVVTGVDYVRQAFARPSSRS; encoded by the coding sequence GTGATCGGCCCGCACGACCCTGACGGCCCGGAGATCGCGACGGCCGCGGTGGCGGAGCGGGTGTCGTCGTGGAACCTGCCCAACGCGCTCACCGTGCTGCGCATCCTGCTCGTGCCGCTCTTCGGCTGGCTGCTGCTCTCCGGCGGCGGCGAGGACGTGGGCCTGCGGTGGTGGGCGCTGGTGGTCTTCCTCGTCGCGATCGGCACCGACTGGGTGGACGGGCACCTGGCCCGCAAGCACGCGCTCATCACCTCCTTCGGCAAGCTCATGGACCCGATCGCCGACAAGGCGCTCATCGGGATGGCGCTCATCGGCCTGTCCCTGCTCTCCCTGCTGCCCTGGTGGGTGACCGTCGTCATCCTCGTGCGCGAGGTCGCCATCACCCTCATGCGCTTCGTCGTCATCCGGCGCGGCGTCATCCCGGCCAGCCGCGGCGGCAAGCTCAAGACCGTGCTCCAGTCGATCGGCATCGCGGTCGTGCTGGCCCCGCTCGGCGGTGTCGTCGACGCGATCGGTGTGTGGGTCATGTATGCCGCGGCGGTCGTCACCGTCGTCACCGGCGTCGACTACGTGCGCCAGGCCTTCGCCCGGCCAAGCAGCAGGTCGTGA